A part of Herbiconiux aconitum genomic DNA contains:
- a CDS encoding DedA family protein — protein MAPSDLFNVQGAIEGAGAWGLLIVCLIVFAETGLLIGFFLPGDTLLFFTGLLTFTGAIPLPLPVVILCIFVAAFLGDQLGYLIGRRAGPAIFERRDSGVFSRKNVERTQTFFDRFGGWAVTIARFVGVVRTFAPVAAGVGKMKYTHFAGFNALGAALWTIAIVGLGYALGSIPSVASVVERYMEWVLIGIVVLTVGSALIAYLRQRAAARKRGVHKAPDPE, from the coding sequence ATGGCGCCCTCCGACCTCTTCAACGTGCAGGGAGCCATCGAGGGTGCAGGGGCCTGGGGCCTCCTCATCGTGTGCTTGATCGTGTTCGCCGAGACGGGGTTGCTGATCGGCTTCTTCCTGCCGGGCGACACCCTGCTCTTCTTCACGGGCCTGCTCACCTTCACCGGCGCCATCCCGCTCCCGCTCCCCGTGGTCATCCTCTGCATCTTCGTGGCCGCGTTCCTCGGCGATCAACTCGGGTATCTGATCGGCCGGCGGGCCGGACCGGCGATCTTCGAACGCCGCGACTCCGGGGTATTCAGTCGCAAGAATGTCGAACGCACCCAGACGTTCTTCGACCGCTTCGGCGGGTGGGCGGTGACCATCGCCCGTTTCGTGGGGGTGGTGCGCACCTTCGCGCCCGTCGCAGCCGGGGTCGGCAAGATGAAGTACACGCACTTCGCCGGGTTCAACGCGCTCGGCGCTGCGCTCTGGACGATCGCGATCGTGGGGCTGGGGTACGCGCTCGGGTCGATCCCGTCGGTGGCATCGGTCGTCGAGCGCTACATGGAGTGGGTGCTGATCGGCATCGTCGTGCTGACCGTCGGATCGGCCCTGATCGCCTACCTGCGCCAGCGGGCCGCCGCTCGCAAACGAGGGGTGCACAAGGCCCCCGACCCGGAGTAG
- a CDS encoding DUF2000 domain-containing protein, with amino-acid sequence MTIEHPTPPAFAAEEIVTGESTRSARLKWAIVVDTALPPGRMVNAVACVASATGVAIGGLPGPDGVDASGVTHPGLPWAGCTVLGTTAERLANVRAKAISAEDVWLADMPLSAQTTRVYDEYLSTLASTAPADLEVCALSIVGPRATVDALVKKLRLL; translated from the coding sequence GTGACCATCGAGCATCCGACGCCACCCGCCTTTGCCGCGGAGGAGATCGTCACCGGCGAATCGACCCGATCGGCTCGACTGAAATGGGCGATCGTGGTCGACACGGCGTTGCCGCCCGGCCGCATGGTGAACGCGGTGGCCTGCGTCGCCTCGGCGACGGGGGTGGCGATCGGCGGATTGCCGGGTCCGGATGGTGTCGACGCGAGCGGGGTGACGCATCCGGGGCTCCCCTGGGCCGGATGCACGGTGCTCGGCACCACGGCCGAGCGCCTCGCGAACGTGCGCGCGAAGGCAATCTCGGCAGAAGACGTCTGGCTGGCCGACATGCCACTCAGCGCGCAGACCACCCGCGTCTACGACGAGTACCTCTCGACCCTCGCGTCGACCGCCCCCGCCGACCTCGAGGTGTGCGCCCTGAGCATCGTGGGCCCGCGCGCCACCGTCGACGCCCTCGTGAAGAAGCTCCGCTTGCTCTGA
- a CDS encoding putative glycolipid-binding domain-containing protein has protein sequence MVTVTRSLAWVPASGTGLEETTVTIDASGCVAVGHVTATDPHAFDVYYRVEIDELWRTRYVCVSETVTSRCIEMRSAGEGRWTSDDGRLLRQLDAAIDVDISATPFSNTLPVRRLGIGVGESADIVTAYVDVPAMTVTADPQRYTRLLSDVYRYQSLDSDFRRDIVVDEQGFVLEYPGLFSRVPA, from the coding sequence ATGGTGACCGTGACGCGCTCGCTCGCCTGGGTGCCCGCATCCGGAACCGGGCTCGAGGAGACCACCGTCACCATCGACGCGAGCGGATGCGTGGCCGTGGGCCACGTCACGGCCACCGACCCGCACGCCTTCGACGTCTACTACCGGGTCGAGATCGACGAACTGTGGCGCACCCGCTACGTCTGCGTCTCGGAGACGGTGACGAGCCGGTGCATCGAGATGCGCTCGGCCGGCGAGGGTCGCTGGACGAGCGACGACGGGCGTCTGCTGCGACAGCTGGATGCCGCGATCGACGTCGACATCAGTGCAACTCCGTTCAGTAACACCCTGCCCGTGCGCCGGCTCGGCATCGGCGTGGGGGAGAGCGCCGACATCGTGACGGCGTACGTCGACGTGCCCGCCATGACCGTCACCGCCGATCCGCAGCGTTACACGCGGCTGCTGTCTGATGTCTATCGCTACCAGTCGCTCGACAGCGACTTCCGGCGTGACATCGTGGTCGACGAGCAGGGCTTCGTGCTCGAGTACCCCGGCCTGTTCTCCCGCGTGCCCGCCTGA
- a CDS encoding Lrp/AsnC family transcriptional regulator: MLDELDTAILRALQTDARRTNRDVAAAVGVSPTTALDRTRSLRERGVIRGATLDVDLPAIGRPVQALIAVRIRPPSRRNIEAFRNWVSALPDTLGVFVTSGAEDFLIHVAVPDNDSLYAFVIDRLTERAEVADVRTSVVYEHLRNDRLGPVPAPPEPGRRAR; this comes from the coding sequence ATGCTCGACGAACTAGATACGGCCATCCTGCGCGCACTGCAGACGGATGCACGGCGCACGAATCGCGACGTCGCGGCGGCTGTCGGCGTCTCGCCCACCACCGCGCTCGACCGCACCCGCAGTCTGCGGGAGCGCGGGGTGATTCGTGGGGCCACGCTCGACGTCGACCTTCCGGCGATCGGCCGGCCCGTGCAAGCGCTGATCGCGGTGCGCATCCGACCCCCGTCGCGGCGCAACATCGAGGCCTTTCGCAACTGGGTGAGCGCGTTGCCCGACACGCTGGGGGTGTTCGTGACCTCGGGGGCGGAGGATTTCCTCATCCACGTCGCCGTTCCCGACAACGACAGCCTCTACGCCTTCGTCATCGACCGCCTCACCGAGCGCGCCGAGGTGGCCGACGTGCGCACGTCGGTGGTCTACGAGCACCTGCGCAACGATCGCCTCGGCCCCGTGCCCGCTCCGCCCGAGCCGGGCCGCCGCGCCCGCTGA
- a CDS encoding NAD-dependent succinate-semialdehyde dehydrogenase: protein MSDYAVINPATGETLREYPTITDAELDGAIGAASDAFEGWSRRVPVAERAALIARVAELHTERREQLAEIVVREMGKPLEQALGEVDFAAAIYQYYVDHGAEYLADEPIELAEGSGSAFIRRSGLGVLLGIMPWNFPYYQVARFAGPNIVAGNTILLKHAPQCPESAAAIADIFTEAAASVDAPAGAYVNIYASNDQVATVIADPRVQGVSVTGSERAGAAVAELAGKHLKKVVLEMGGSDPFILLSTADVDAAVQDAVNARLDNNGQSCNAAKRFIVLDGLYDDFAAKFTEAFTAVQPADPFAEGTLLGPLSSQAAAARLGEQVDRAKAQGATVLAEGSRSGNFFGPTVLADVTPSMDAYREEFFGPVAALYRVPSEDEAVRLANDTPFGLGSYVYTTDEEQALRVADAIDAGMVWINLVLGDAAELPFGGVKRSGSGREMGRFALEEFVNKKLIRIA, encoded by the coding sequence ATGAGCGACTACGCGGTCATCAACCCCGCCACCGGCGAGACTCTGCGTGAATACCCCACGATCACCGACGCCGAACTGGATGGTGCGATCGGCGCCGCCTCTGACGCGTTCGAAGGCTGGTCGCGGCGCGTGCCGGTGGCCGAGCGGGCCGCCTTGATCGCCCGGGTGGCCGAGCTGCACACCGAGCGCCGCGAGCAGCTGGCCGAGATCGTGGTGCGGGAGATGGGCAAACCGCTCGAGCAGGCCCTCGGCGAGGTCGACTTCGCGGCCGCGATCTACCAGTACTACGTCGATCACGGGGCCGAATACCTCGCCGACGAGCCGATCGAGTTGGCCGAGGGCTCGGGATCGGCGTTCATCCGCCGGTCGGGTCTCGGCGTTCTGCTCGGCATCATGCCGTGGAACTTCCCCTACTACCAGGTGGCCCGGTTCGCCGGCCCCAACATCGTCGCGGGCAACACCATCCTGCTGAAGCACGCTCCGCAGTGCCCGGAATCCGCGGCCGCGATCGCCGACATCTTCACCGAGGCAGCCGCATCCGTCGACGCGCCCGCAGGCGCGTACGTGAACATCTACGCCAGCAACGATCAGGTCGCCACCGTGATCGCCGACCCGCGCGTGCAAGGTGTCTCCGTCACCGGGTCGGAGCGCGCCGGCGCCGCGGTGGCCGAGCTCGCGGGCAAGCACCTCAAGAAGGTCGTGCTGGAGATGGGCGGATCAGACCCCTTCATCCTGCTCTCCACCGCCGACGTGGATGCGGCGGTGCAGGATGCGGTGAACGCGCGGCTCGACAACAACGGCCAGTCCTGCAACGCAGCCAAGCGCTTCATCGTGCTCGACGGACTCTACGACGACTTCGCGGCGAAGTTCACCGAGGCGTTCACAGCGGTGCAGCCGGCCGATCCGTTCGCCGAGGGAACCCTGCTCGGTCCGCTCTCGTCGCAGGCGGCGGCCGCGCGTCTCGGCGAGCAGGTCGACCGGGCCAAGGCGCAGGGCGCGACCGTGCTCGCCGAAGGTTCTCGCTCGGGGAACTTCTTCGGGCCCACCGTGCTCGCCGACGTCACGCCGTCGATGGACGCCTATCGCGAGGAGTTCTTCGGGCCGGTCGCCGCGCTCTACCGGGTGCCCTCCGAAGATGAGGCGGTGCGCCTCGCCAACGACACCCCGTTCGGGCTCGGCTCCTACGTCTACACCACCGACGAGGAGCAGGCGCTCCGGGTGGCCGACGCGATCGACGCCGGTATGGTCTGGATCAACCTCGTGCTCGGCGACGCCGCCGAACTGCCCTTCGGCGGCGTCAAGCGCTCCGGCTCGGGCCGCGAGATGGGCCGCTTCGCGCTGGAGGAGTTCGTGAACAAGAAGCTCATCCGCATCGCCTGA
- a CDS encoding AraC family transcriptional regulator: MPIQEGFQGQRLVVVSRPVVAEALSRPVTRRLLVTDVGYYPNAIGHQMNRPRGAEATIVVVCASGTGWARVGDVVHRIGAQQALVIPSGVPHSYGADEQRPWTIWWAHVAGTDAAELVESMDVTAGRPLVPIRGLDRAVALLDEIVSNLERDQSPPRLVSASGAAWKLLAHISVDRLLPKPDDPLQRAMNYLSDRLDGSVRVPDLARLVGVSPSHLSALFHRATGGGVHAHHTALRMARARQLLDTTDATIADVASEVGYDDAFYFSRAFRRHHRMSPSGFRSRDS; the protein is encoded by the coding sequence ATGCCGATCCAAGAAGGATTCCAGGGCCAGCGACTCGTGGTCGTCTCCCGCCCGGTCGTCGCGGAGGCACTCTCCCGCCCGGTCACCCGGCGGTTGCTCGTCACCGACGTTGGCTACTACCCGAACGCGATCGGGCACCAGATGAACCGGCCGCGGGGGGCCGAGGCCACGATCGTGGTGGTGTGCGCGTCGGGAACCGGCTGGGCGCGGGTCGGCGACGTGGTGCACCGCATCGGCGCGCAGCAAGCGCTCGTCATCCCGAGCGGAGTGCCGCACTCCTACGGCGCCGACGAGCAGCGACCCTGGACGATCTGGTGGGCGCACGTGGCCGGAACCGACGCCGCCGAGCTGGTCGAGAGTATGGACGTGACGGCCGGCCGGCCCCTCGTGCCGATCCGGGGCCTCGATCGAGCGGTCGCGCTGCTCGACGAGATCGTCTCCAACCTCGAGCGCGACCAATCCCCACCGCGGTTGGTGTCGGCATCCGGTGCGGCCTGGAAACTGCTCGCCCACATCAGCGTCGACCGCCTGTTGCCGAAGCCCGACGACCCGCTGCAGCGCGCCATGAATTACCTCAGCGACCGGCTCGACGGATCGGTGCGGGTACCCGACCTGGCGCGCCTGGTCGGCGTGTCGCCGTCGCACCTCTCCGCGCTCTTCCATCGGGCGACCGGCGGCGGGGTGCACGCGCATCACACGGCGCTCCGGATGGCGCGGGCCCGTCAGCTGCTCGACACGACCGACGCGACCATCGCCGACGTGGCGTCGGAGGTGGGGTACGACGACGCGTTCTACTTCTCGCGGGCCTTCCGTCGACACCATCGCATGAGCCCGTCCGGTTTCCGCAGCCGCGACAGCTAG